The Pseudopipra pipra isolate bDixPip1 chromosome 6, bDixPip1.hap1, whole genome shotgun sequence genome includes a region encoding these proteins:
- the SMIM38 gene encoding small integral membrane protein 38: MLHYIIRSPRVFFFTLPHYSSLNMESALLMILLVVIILIRFILWSCLSAYIDYKLSRRFPDTRKED, encoded by the coding sequence ATGCTGCATTATATAATTAGATCTCccagagtattttttttcacattaccTCATTATTCTAGCTTAAATATGGAATCGGCCCTTTTGATGATTTTGCTGGTTGTAATTATATTAATACGATTCATTTTGTGGTCCTGCCTTAGTGCTTATATAGATTATAAGCTGTCCCGAAGGTTTCCTGACACAAGGAAAGAGGACTGA